Proteins from a genomic interval of Streptococcus oralis:
- the deoC gene encoding deoxyribose-phosphate aldolase translates to MKLNKYIDHTLLKQDASQEQIDRLLSEAREYDFASVCVNPTWVKHAKTGLEGSDVKVCTVVGFPLGATTSAVKAFETKEAIQNGADEIDMVINVGALKSGNLDLVESDIRAVVEASGDKLVKVIIEACLLTDDEKVVACQLSQKAGADFVKTSTGFSTGGATIEDVKLMRKTVGPDMGVKAAGGARSYADAVAFVEAGATRIGTSAGVAILKGELADGDY, encoded by the coding sequence ATGAAATTAAACAAATACATTGATCATACGCTTTTAAAACAAGATGCAAGTCAAGAACAAATTGATCGTTTGCTATCTGAAGCGCGTGAGTATGACTTTGCCAGCGTTTGTGTTAATCCCACATGGGTTAAACATGCGAAAACAGGACTTGAAGGCTCAGATGTAAAGGTTTGTACAGTAGTTGGTTTCCCCTTGGGAGCGACAACTTCAGCTGTAAAAGCTTTTGAAACCAAGGAAGCCATCCAAAATGGTGCAGATGAGATTGATATGGTTATCAATGTCGGTGCCCTCAAATCAGGAAATCTTGATTTGGTTGAATCGGACATCCGTGCTGTCGTAGAAGCAAGTGGTGACAAGTTGGTTAAGGTCATTATTGAAGCTTGCTTGTTGACAGACGATGAAAAGGTTGTGGCTTGCCAATTATCTCAGAAAGCAGGTGCTGACTTTGTCAAAACATCAACTGGATTTTCAACTGGTGGTGCCACTATAGAGGATGTTAAGTTGATGCGTAAAACAGTCGGGCCAGATATGGGAGTTAAGGCAGCTGGTGGTGCTCGTTCTTATGCGGATGCTGTTGCCTTTGTGGAAGCGGGCGCTACCCGTATCGGAACATCAGCTGGCGTTGCAATTTTAAAAGGAGAATTAGCAGATGGCGACTACTGA